The Desulfocurvibacter africanus subsp. africanus DSM 2603 genome includes the window TCCGCGAGGACCTCTGCCTGTCCAACGCCGAGGAGCTGAACGAAGCCGTGGATGATCTGGAACGCTGGGGACTGCCCATTCTGCGCGACGAGAACGGCAAGATCAAGTATCGCGGCCAGTGGGACATCTCGGTTCACGGCGAGCAGCTCAAGCCCATCATGGCCGAGAAGGCCCTGGAGAACTCCGACGAGGTGCATAACCGCGTCACTGCCACCAACCTGCTCATGGAGGACGGCCGTTGCGTGGGCGCGCTGGGCTTCGGCGTGCGCGACGGAAAATTCTACGTATTCCGCGCCAAGGCGACCATCGTGGCCACGGGCGGCGCATGCGGCCTGTATAAGTCGTACACGGCCGACTCGACGAGTTCACACCACCAGACCTGGATGTGCCCCTACAACGTGGGCACGGGCTATGCCATGGGCATACGCCAGGGCGCGGAGATGACCTCCATGGAACAGCGCTGGGTGGCCACGCGCTCCAAGGACTTCTGCGGTCCCATCGACACCATCTCCGTGGGCTATAAGTCCGCGGTCATCAACGCCAAGGGCGAGCGGGTTCTCCAGAAGCACTACGCACACCTGGGCGGCGACAAGTCTCCGCGCTACATCCGCGCCAACGCACCCATGGAGGAATGGCTGGCCGGACGCGGACCAACATACTGCGACACCCGCCACCTCACGGCCGACAAGGTCAAGGAACTCAAGATCGACTACCTGAACGAGCGGCCCTCCTTCGTGCTCTTCCTCGCCGCGCGCGGTCAGGACATCACCAAGGATCCCATCGAGATCTACGGTTCGGACCCGTACATCATCGGCGGTCACACGCAATCCGGCTTCTGGGTGGACATGGGCCGCATGACCACCGTGCCTGGCCTGTTCGCGGCCGGAGAAACGGCCGGCGGCAATCCGAACAAATTCGTGGGCGGTTGCGCGGCCGAGGGCAAGCTCGCCACGCGCGGGGCGCTCAAGTACATCGCCGAGAACAGGGTCGAACTGCCCGAGATCGACCAGACCCAGCTGAAAACCGAGATAGAGCGCGTATTCGCACCACTGCTGCGCGGAGGCGACTACGACGGCGTAAGCTCCGTGGAGATGGAGGAACGGCTACAGCGGCTCATGGATGAGTATGCCGGCGGCACCTCGCAGTTCTACCGCACCAACGAGGAGCGCCTCGACTACGCCCTGCGGCACATCAAGATGCTCAGGGACCAGGTGTGCCACCTCAAGGCCGGCGACCTGCACGAACTCATGCTCTGTCATGACGTCATCGACCGCATCGACGTGGCCGAGGTGCTCTGCCATCACCTCAAGGGTCGCAAGGAGACCCGCTGGCAGGGCTGGCAGACGCGTTCGGACTATCCCGACACCGACCCGGCCTATGACTGCTTCGTGGAAACACGCAAGAATATGGAAACCGGCGAGATAGAGTGCTTCACCAGACCTTACGAGCAGATCGTGCCAGGTGACCGCAAAGCGCCCAGCCTGCCGGACAAGAACTAGACAAGCGAGGAGGTCCGACAATGCCGCCCAGAATTGACCCCAAGAAGTGCAACGGTTGCGAAGGCCGCGAGGAATCCCATTGCGAGGAGGCCTGCCCGGGCAACCTCATGTACGTCGGCGAAGACGGCAAGTCCCATTGCCGCAGCCTGCGCGACTGCTGGGACTGCATGTCCTGCACCAAGGCCTGCCCCAGAAACGCCATCGAGACGCGCGTGCCCTATCAGCTCGGCTACCACTTGGCCAGGCTGACGCCCCTCATGGGCAAGAACTCGATCACCTGGAAGTGCGTGGACATCCACGGCAACGAGGAAACCTTCAAGTACCGTAACCGCATGGACAAGTAGGCAGCGCGGGCAGGGGAGGAACACGGCCTCCCTGCCCGGTCTGCTGGCTTTCCCCGCACGACCGGCGGCCCAGGGTGCATACCCGGGCCGCCGGCGTTTCGCTTTCCGGCATTGCGCCTTGCGTCTTCCGGAGCTATGTAACCTTAGAATCCGGAGGTTCATCCATGCCCCAGACATGGCACTGGCGCGAGCGGGACTTTTTCGAAGACTTGCCGCGCGAAAAGGCGGCTTTTCTCGCAAGGGCTCGGCGGCGCGAGTTGCGCAAACGCGAATTCGTATTCCACGCGGGCGACGCGGGCACGTCCTGCTACTACCTGGAGAGCGGAAGCTTGCGCATCTTTCGCGCCACGGTCGAGGGTAAAGAGCCCATGGTCTTCCTGCGTAGGCAAGGCGAGATGTTCGGGCTGGCCGAGATAATGACCGGAGCGCAACGTCAAGCCAGCGCCCAGGCCATCGCCTCGGCGGTCATTTTCGAGATAGAGCGCAAGGATTTCGAGGCGCTTCTGGCCGATCACTACCCGCTGGCCAAGCGAGTTATCCAGATTCTTGGTTGCAGGCTGCGCTTCTTGGGCGAGCAGGTCGAAGGTCTCATGGTCAGCGACGTGGTCACGCGCATTCTCAAGCTGCTCCTCCAGCAGGCCTATCCGCTGTTGGACGACGAGGAGGCCTGGGAGCAGCCCGTGGCTCTGCCCGTAACGCTGACCCAGGAACAGATCGCCTCCCTGACCGGATCGTGCCAGCCGACAGTGAGCGAGACGCTCCGACTGCTCCAAGAGGAAGGCCTGATCGAGATGCGCCGGCGCGAAATCGTGCTGCTTAATCCCCTGACCGCGCTAAAGCGCATCGAGGAGCCCCCCTGTTAAGAAGGCGGAAAAGCTCCACACTGACCCGCTCGACCACCGGCCCCCACTCTCCTTGCCGCTCTTGCCTGAAGAGGCGCATGGTCGGGTACCAGGGGCTGTCCTCCCGTCCCGCCATCCATCGCCAGTCTGGTTCCATGTGCAGCAAGGTCCACACGGGCGTTCCAAGCGCGCCCGCCAGGTGCGCCGGCATGCTGTCCACTGTCACGACCAGGTCAAGGGCGCGCACGACAGCCGCCATCTTGGAAATATCGCTCACATCGTGCAGGACTCCAAAGCCGTCCGGCAGCTCTTCCAGCCCAGACCCGAACTGGAGGATGTGCAGAACGATTCCCGGAATCTCCGCGATACGCGCCATGAGCGCAAACGGGATCGAGCGGCGCGCGTCCCAATCACCGGAGCGCCAGGCGATGCCGACGTGAAGTCGCCCGCTCTGCCGCTCAATCGGAGAAGGGAAAGCCGCAAGCGGTTGCGCGTGGATGTACGGAACCTCGCGGGGCAAATCCCGCAAGGTCGTGCGGAACACGTGCGGCAGTTCCATGAGCTCCACATCCA containing:
- a CDS encoding adenylyl-sulfate reductase subunit alpha, with translation MARRAIKELPKALADVETVVVDADLLIIGGGNAGCFSAVEAKTLDPNCKVVIMEKAEIKRSGACSAGMDAINTYIPEGKTPEDLVRWSRSQVGGGPIREDLCLSNAEELNEAVDDLERWGLPILRDENGKIKYRGQWDISVHGEQLKPIMAEKALENSDEVHNRVTATNLLMEDGRCVGALGFGVRDGKFYVFRAKATIVATGGACGLYKSYTADSTSSHHQTWMCPYNVGTGYAMGIRQGAEMTSMEQRWVATRSKDFCGPIDTISVGYKSAVINAKGERVLQKHYAHLGGDKSPRYIRANAPMEEWLAGRGPTYCDTRHLTADKVKELKIDYLNERPSFVLFLAARGQDITKDPIEIYGSDPYIIGGHTQSGFWVDMGRMTTVPGLFAAGETAGGNPNKFVGGCAAEGKLATRGALKYIAENRVELPEIDQTQLKTEIERVFAPLLRGGDYDGVSSVEMEERLQRLMDEYAGGTSQFYRTNEERLDYALRHIKMLRDQVCHLKAGDLHELMLCHDVIDRIDVAEVLCHHLKGRKETRWQGWQTRSDYPDTDPAYDCFVETRKNMETGEIECFTRPYEQIVPGDRKAPSLPDKN
- a CDS encoding 4Fe-4S dicluster domain-containing protein, whose amino-acid sequence is MPPRIDPKKCNGCEGREESHCEEACPGNLMYVGEDGKSHCRSLRDCWDCMSCTKACPRNAIETRVPYQLGYHLARLTPLMGKNSITWKCVDIHGNEETFKYRNRMDK
- a CDS encoding Crp/Fnr family transcriptional regulator; translation: MPQTWHWRERDFFEDLPREKAAFLARARRRELRKREFVFHAGDAGTSCYYLESGSLRIFRATVEGKEPMVFLRRQGEMFGLAEIMTGAQRQASAQAIASAVIFEIERKDFEALLADHYPLAKRVIQILGCRLRFLGEQVEGLMVSDVVTRILKLLLQQAYPLLDDEEAWEQPVALPVTLTQEQIASLTGSCQPTVSETLRLLQEEGLIEMRRREIVLLNPLTALKRIEEPPC
- a CDS encoding glycosyltransferase family 9 protein codes for the protein MYEADQFGHGLQAIVTQRTPLGGAAQHVISRKKDAIYRRSGPGLWLWHMRRGDFDAAWTMSDVVLEARRGTACQHLPRHEQWVWDGTPLAGRRVLVRCYHGLGDTLQFIRYAPLVKAVAREVIVWAQPKLIPLLRTARGIDRLMPLHDGAPDAQYDVDVELMELPHVFRTTLRDLPREVPYIHAQPLAAFPSPIERQSGRLHVGIAWRSGDWDARRSIPFALMARIAEIPGIVLHILQFGSGLEELPDGFGVLHDVSDISKMAAVVRALDLVVTVDSMPAHLAGALGTPVWTLLHMEPDWRWMAGREDSPWYPTMRLFRQERQGEWGPVVERVSVELFRLLNRGAPRCALARSGD